A genomic window from Solanum dulcamara chromosome 11, daSolDulc1.2, whole genome shotgun sequence includes:
- the LOC129872753 gene encoding geraniol 8-hydroxylase-like — protein sequence MHVRSQKMQDFIAYCRKCSQTGDAVNISQAAFETMINLVSNTIFSKDVVDPYENSGKEFKDVVWNIMEESGKPNLADYFPVLKTIDPQGIRRRIGKHFSKFLRQIEGLIDERVEQWSKSPNFHNADFLDALLNTIQEDPSTCYRQKSYRTPVPGNFELPYLQNRIVLWNNYFQPAKLA from the coding sequence ATGCATGTCAGGTCCCAAAAGATGCAAGATTTTATTGCTTATTGCCGCAAGTGTAGCCAAACAGGCGATGCAGTGAATATAAGCCAAGCTGCTTTCGAGACCATGATTAATTTAGTTTCCAATACCATTTTTTCCAAGGATGTAGTGGACCCTTATGAAAATTCAGGTAAAGAATTTAAGGATGTGGTCTGGAATATCATGGAAGAATCTGGTAAGCCCAATTTGGCCGATTATTTCCCCGTGTTGAAAACGATAGATCCTCAAGGTATTAGGCGACGCATAGGGAAGCATTTTAGTAAGTTTCTTCGGCAGATTGAGGGATTGATTGATGAACGAGTGGAGCAATGGAGTAAATCGCCAAATTTCCATAACGCAGATTTTCTTGATGCTTTGTTAAATACTATCCAAGAAGATCCATCCACATGCTATCGACAGAAATCATATAGAACACCTGTGCCTGGTAATTTTGAACTTCCTTATTTGCAAAACCGGATAGTGCTTTGGAACAATTATTTTCAACCAGCAAAACTAGCCTAA